One segment of Streptomyces sp. NA02950 DNA contains the following:
- a CDS encoding FAD-binding oxidoreductase produces the protein MAAATELARDLAAIVGDAHVRVDDGALAAYARDATPLFHARPQAVVLPGSTEEVAAVLRYATDRGVPVVPRGAGSNLCAGTVPLSGGVVLVLTRLDRILEVSAEELLARVQTGVTTQRLADAAAREGLLYAPDPGSRTVSTIGGNVATCAGGLRGLKYGVTRNYVLGLEAVLPTGEIIRTGGRLWKDVAGYDLTRLLTGSEGTLAVITEATVALLPAPEDSGTGVAYFDSLADASRAVAAVIAAGIVPATLEFLDHKCIAAVEEFAGLGLRTDAGALLMFGDDGASRTVAGTLARIAEVCTASGALEVTLAEDVARAEALLAARRCSLPALSRLGSLTILEDATVPRHRLAEMVDRIDAIAARYDLRIATFGHAGDGNLHPTCVLDPDDSAAVDRAHHAFGEIFAAAIDLDGTITGEHGVGAAKLPYLADRIGADQIALARRLKLAFDPAGILNPGKLGS, from the coding sequence ATGGCCGCCGCCACGGAGCTGGCCCGCGATCTGGCCGCCATCGTGGGGGACGCCCATGTCCGCGTGGACGACGGCGCGCTGGCCGCCTACGCCCGCGACGCCACCCCGCTCTTCCACGCCCGCCCGCAGGCCGTGGTGCTCCCCGGCAGCACCGAGGAGGTGGCCGCCGTCCTCCGGTACGCCACCGACCGGGGCGTACCCGTCGTACCCCGGGGCGCGGGATCGAACCTGTGCGCCGGGACCGTCCCCCTCAGCGGCGGTGTCGTCCTGGTGCTGACCCGGCTGGACCGCATCCTGGAGGTCAGCGCCGAAGAGCTGCTGGCGCGGGTGCAGACCGGGGTGACCACCCAGCGGCTCGCCGACGCGGCCGCGCGCGAAGGGCTGTTGTACGCGCCCGACCCCGGCAGCCGCACCGTCTCCACGATCGGCGGCAACGTGGCCACCTGCGCGGGCGGACTGCGCGGCCTCAAGTACGGCGTCACCCGCAACTACGTCCTCGGCCTCGAGGCGGTACTGCCCACCGGCGAGATCATCCGCACCGGCGGCAGGCTCTGGAAGGACGTGGCGGGCTACGACCTGACCCGACTGCTGACCGGATCCGAGGGCACCCTCGCGGTGATCACCGAGGCCACGGTGGCGCTGCTGCCCGCGCCCGAGGACAGCGGCACCGGTGTGGCCTACTTCGACTCGCTCGCGGACGCCTCCCGGGCGGTGGCGGCCGTCATCGCCGCCGGGATCGTCCCGGCCACGCTGGAGTTCCTGGACCACAAGTGCATCGCGGCGGTCGAGGAGTTCGCCGGGCTCGGCCTGCGGACGGACGCGGGCGCGCTGCTGATGTTCGGCGACGACGGTGCCTCCCGGACCGTGGCGGGCACCCTGGCCCGGATCGCGGAGGTGTGCACCGCGTCCGGGGCGCTGGAGGTCACCCTCGCCGAGGACGTCGCCCGCGCCGAGGCGCTGCTCGCCGCCCGCCGCTGCTCACTGCCCGCGCTCTCCCGGCTCGGTTCGCTGACCATCCTGGAGGACGCCACCGTGCCCCGGCACCGGCTCGCCGAGATGGTGGACCGCATCGACGCCATCGCCGCCCGGTACGACCTGCGGATCGCCACCTTCGGCCACGCTGGTGACGGCAATCTCCACCCCACCTGTGTGCTGGACCCCGACGACAGCGCGGCCGTGGACCGTGCGCACCACGCCTTCGGGGAGATCTTCGCGGCCGCCATCGACCTGGACGGCACCATCACCGGCGAACACGGCGTGGGCGCGGCCAAGCTGCCGTATCTCGCCGATCGGATCGGTGCCGATCAGATCGCCCTGGCACGCCGTCTCAAGCTGGCCTTCGACCCGGCCGGAATCCTCAACCCCGGAAAGCTCGGATCATGA
- a CDS encoding DUF6531 domain-containing protein: MKLGMWWPDANSGTLRNAADAWRTFAGSVDDVRVATNKAATTLIHHNEGEAIDAFEIFWGRYAKGKDEGWLSNLAKSARNMAKALDKFADTVDDAIEKLWTQISIDAIALVGGGLLTVFTGGASDGVAAEIIAMAASLGVAVEEAVAVIAAEMLAGAVFTSVLSVTIDAAVAQPLKIALGQQKGFSLEEVNEAAKQGMVDGGIFGAGFGVLKPGVLPKSRVPSLLRPPKVPSIRPNLIEEGAACRGSKACPRVGEPIDVATGAMLMEHTDLTLPGSLPLVFERTHVSSYRGGVHFGPTWVSLLDERVQLDAEGVVFAAADGMRLVYPVPEAGTPVLPKKGARWPLEWDGESDGVMTVTDPESGVVRTFSRAAATEEPGAVYLPLESLEDRNGARIGIERAANGVPLAVRHSGGYYVAVDTAGERVTALRLLDHAPSIYEPSGGASEAGSVVMRYGYDDAGNLTEVINSSGEPLRFTYDDEGRVTSWTDRNGTSFTYVYDPAGRVVRTEGSDGVFNGSLAYDDASRTTVYTDSLGHRTTFRSNDGGQVIEEIDPLGHTTRTEWDARGYQRLSVTDPLGRTTRYGYDGNGNLTTVTLPDATEARASYNALCQPVEVIEPGGGTWQHAYDDAGNLTATTDPAGATTRYAYDDTGHLTAVTDALGHVRGVACDPAGLPVEITDPLGHTTTVRRDSFGRVVEAVDPLGHTTRMGWTTEGKPSWWEEPDGGRESWTWDGEGNLLTHTDAAGNTTRQTATHFDVPATRTEPDGATYAFAYDTELRLTEVTNPQGLTWTYTYDPAGRLTAETDFNGRTLSYTHDAAGDLLTRTNGADETLHFTRDVLGRTVERRTDAGETTTFAYDVRGSLAGAANPDAELTVERDPLGRVLSETVNGRTTRYAYDALGRRTERTTPSGLTSTWSYDPAGRPTGLSGDAGSLAFAYDAAGREVERRLDEAVGLTQTWDGADRLTTQTLTTGLGTEADRVLQHRSYAYRADGYLTEIRELTSGTRRFGLDPVGRVTAVHAHGWTETYAYDTLGNLTHAAAPAHESPGDRELSGTIIHRAGRTTYEHDTQGRLTRRTRKLLNGRTRTWTYTWNAEDRLTDATTPDGDHWHYTYDPLGRRISKQRLTEDGTVAESVAFTWDDTRLAEQTTNADLVTTWDYAPGTHRPLTQTDHTALSREPGASLVEKFTGVDEVDLHTRFHAIVTDLVGTPTELVTPDGTLAWQHRTTLWGTDFPSPLAPDAVDCPLRFPGQYADPETGLHYNYFRHYDPETARYTTPDSLGLAPAPNPRTYVHNPDTWQDPLGLEGCGVKKPNRPKLSDPNPIINKQLRHEYEEVLAGRGTRRPGDGPGGLDVYHADGLSARQQALWRDSEIYDVPGTNHRILKRPDGLIGYVWKHDYTKPRLFPSPWYKDGGEVPKLKP; encoded by the coding sequence ATGAAGCTCGGCATGTGGTGGCCGGACGCCAACTCCGGCACCCTGCGCAACGCGGCCGATGCATGGCGGACGTTCGCCGGCAGTGTGGACGATGTCCGGGTCGCCACCAACAAGGCGGCCACGACGCTGATCCACCACAACGAGGGCGAGGCGATCGACGCCTTCGAGATCTTCTGGGGGCGTTACGCCAAGGGCAAGGACGAGGGCTGGCTGAGCAATCTCGCCAAGTCCGCCCGCAACATGGCGAAGGCACTGGACAAGTTCGCCGACACCGTCGACGACGCGATCGAGAAGCTGTGGACCCAGATCAGCATCGACGCCATCGCACTCGTCGGCGGCGGGCTGCTGACCGTCTTCACCGGAGGTGCCTCCGACGGGGTGGCGGCGGAGATCATCGCCATGGCCGCGAGCCTGGGCGTCGCGGTGGAGGAAGCGGTCGCCGTCATCGCCGCGGAGATGCTGGCGGGTGCGGTCTTCACCAGCGTGCTGTCGGTGACCATCGACGCGGCGGTGGCACAGCCGCTGAAGATCGCCCTGGGGCAGCAGAAAGGCTTCAGCCTGGAGGAGGTCAACGAGGCCGCCAAGCAGGGCATGGTCGACGGAGGGATCTTCGGCGCCGGGTTCGGGGTGCTCAAGCCCGGTGTGCTCCCGAAGAGCCGGGTGCCGTCTCTGCTGCGGCCCCCGAAAGTCCCCTCGATCCGCCCCAATCTGATCGAAGAGGGCGCCGCGTGCCGCGGGTCCAAGGCATGTCCGCGGGTGGGTGAGCCGATCGACGTCGCGACCGGCGCGATGCTGATGGAGCACACCGATCTGACGCTTCCCGGTTCGCTGCCGCTGGTCTTCGAGCGCACCCACGTGTCCTCGTACCGCGGTGGCGTGCACTTCGGCCCGACGTGGGTGAGCCTGCTGGACGAGCGGGTGCAACTCGACGCGGAGGGCGTGGTCTTCGCCGCGGCGGACGGAATGCGGCTGGTGTACCCGGTGCCCGAGGCCGGAACCCCGGTGCTGCCGAAGAAGGGCGCCCGCTGGCCGCTGGAGTGGGACGGCGAGTCCGACGGTGTCATGACCGTCACCGACCCGGAATCCGGTGTGGTGCGCACCTTCTCCCGGGCTGCCGCCACCGAGGAACCGGGGGCGGTGTATCTGCCGCTGGAGAGTCTCGAGGACCGCAATGGCGCCCGGATCGGCATCGAGCGTGCCGCGAACGGGGTGCCCTTGGCGGTCCGGCACTCCGGTGGCTACTACGTGGCCGTCGACACCGCGGGCGAGCGGGTCACCGCGCTGCGGCTGCTGGACCACGCGCCCTCGATCTACGAGCCGAGCGGCGGCGCGTCCGAGGCCGGTTCGGTCGTGATGCGCTACGGCTACGACGACGCGGGCAACCTCACCGAGGTCATCAACTCCAGCGGTGAGCCGCTGCGCTTCACGTACGACGACGAGGGTCGCGTCACCTCCTGGACCGATCGCAACGGCACCTCGTTCACCTATGTCTACGACCCGGCCGGGCGCGTGGTGCGCACCGAGGGCAGCGACGGCGTCTTCAACGGCTCCCTCGCGTACGACGACGCCTCGCGGACGACGGTCTACACCGACTCCCTGGGGCACCGGACCACCTTCCGGAGCAACGACGGCGGCCAGGTCATCGAGGAGATCGACCCACTGGGCCACACCACGCGGACGGAATGGGACGCGCGGGGGTACCAAAGGCTCTCCGTGACGGACCCGTTGGGCCGTACCACCCGCTACGGGTACGACGGGAACGGCAACCTCACGACCGTCACCCTCCCCGACGCGACCGAAGCCCGCGCCTCGTACAACGCGCTGTGTCAGCCGGTGGAGGTCATCGAGCCGGGCGGCGGGACGTGGCAGCACGCGTACGACGATGCCGGAAACCTCACCGCCACCACGGACCCGGCAGGGGCGACCACTCGGTACGCGTACGACGACACCGGCCACCTCACGGCGGTGACCGACGCGCTGGGCCACGTCCGCGGTGTCGCGTGTGACCCGGCAGGGCTGCCGGTGGAGATCACCGACCCGCTGGGGCACACCACGACGGTCCGCCGGGACTCCTTCGGCCGGGTGGTGGAGGCCGTCGACCCGCTGGGCCACACCACGCGGATGGGCTGGACGACCGAGGGCAAACCCTCCTGGTGGGAGGAGCCGGACGGCGGCCGGGAGAGCTGGACCTGGGACGGCGAGGGCAACCTCCTCACCCACACGGACGCGGCGGGCAACACCACCCGCCAGACCGCCACCCACTTCGACGTCCCCGCCACCCGCACGGAGCCGGACGGCGCCACGTACGCCTTCGCCTACGACACCGAACTGCGGTTGACCGAGGTCACCAACCCCCAGGGCCTGACCTGGACGTACACCTACGACCCGGCGGGCCGTCTCACCGCCGAGACCGACTTCAACGGCCGCACCCTCAGCTACACCCACGACGCGGCGGGTGACCTGCTGACCCGTACCAACGGCGCGGACGAAACGCTCCACTTCACCCGCGACGTGCTGGGCCGCACCGTCGAACGACGCACCGACGCGGGCGAGACCACGACCTTCGCCTATGACGTACGAGGCAGCCTGGCCGGGGCGGCCAACCCGGACGCGGAGCTGACCGTCGAACGCGACCCGCTGGGCCGGGTCCTGTCCGAAACGGTCAACGGCCGCACGACGAGGTACGCGTACGACGCCCTGGGCCGCCGCACCGAGCGCACCACGCCCTCCGGCCTCACTTCCACGTGGTCCTACGACCCGGCGGGCCGCCCGACCGGCCTGAGCGGCGACGCCGGCTCGCTGGCCTTCGCGTACGACGCGGCGGGGCGCGAGGTGGAACGCCGTCTGGACGAGGCCGTCGGGCTGACCCAGACGTGGGACGGGGCGGACCGCCTCACCACCCAAACCCTCACCACCGGTCTCGGCACCGAAGCGGACCGCGTTCTCCAGCACCGCTCCTACGCGTACCGCGCGGACGGCTATCTGACCGAGATCCGCGAACTCACCTCCGGCACCCGCCGCTTCGGCCTCGACCCGGTCGGCCGGGTGACGGCGGTCCACGCCCACGGCTGGACCGAGACCTACGCCTACGACACCCTCGGCAACCTCACCCACGCCGCCGCGCCCGCCCACGAGTCACCCGGCGACCGGGAGCTCTCGGGCACGATCATCCACCGGGCGGGCCGTACGACCTACGAACACGACACCCAGGGCCGCCTGACCCGCCGCACCCGCAAACTGCTGAACGGCCGGACGCGGACCTGGACCTACACCTGGAACGCCGAAGACCGCCTGACGGACGCCACGACCCCGGACGGCGACCACTGGCACTACACCTACGACCCCCTCGGCCGCCGCATATCCAAACAACGCCTGACCGAAGACGGCACGGTGGCGGAATCGGTGGCCTTCACCTGGGACGACACCCGCCTGGCCGAGCAGACCACAAATGCCGACCTGGTCACCACCTGGGACTACGCCCCGGGCACCCACCGTCCGCTGACCCAGACCGACCACACCGCCCTCTCCCGCGAACCCGGTGCCTCGCTGGTCGAGAAGTTCACGGGCGTGGACGAGGTGGATCTCCACACCCGCTTCCACGCGATCGTCACCGACCTCGTCGGCACCCCCACCGAACTGGTCACCCCCGACGGCACCCTGGCATGGCAACACCGCACCACCCTCTGGGGCACGGACTTCCCCTCACCGCTCGCCCCGGACGCCGTCGACTGCCCCCTCCGCTTCCCGGGCCAGTACGCGGACCCGGAAACGGGCCTGCACTACAACTACTTCCGCCACTACGACCCCGAAACGGCCCGCTACACCACCCCCGACTCTCTCGGCCTCGCCCCGGCACCGAATCCGCGGACCTACGTGCACAACCCCGACACCTGGCAGGACCCACTCGGTCTCGAAGGCTGCGGAGTCAAAAAGCCGAATCGCCCGAAGCTCTCGGATCCGAATCCCATCATTAACAAGCAGCTGCGCCACGAGTACGAGGAGGTTCTTGCTGGGCGCGGCACGCGTCGGCCCGGCGACGGTCCTGGTGGACTTGATGTCTATCATGCAGATGGTCTATCGGCACGCCAACAGGCTCTGTGGAGGGACTCTGAGATTTACGATGTACCCGGCACCAATCATCGAATCCTGAAGCGGCCAGACGGATTGATTGGATACGTCTGGAAGCATGACTACACCAAGCCGCGCCTCTTTCCCTCTCCTTGGTACAAAGATGGTGGCGAGGTCCCGAAACTCAAGCCGTAG
- a CDS encoding Fur family transcriptional regulator, producing the protein MATAGPPVRGRSTRQRAAVAAALDEVDEFRSAQELHDMLKHRGDSVGLTTVYRTLQSLADAGEVDVLRTTEGEAVYRRCSSEEHHHHLVCRSCGKAVEVEGPAVEKWADAIAAEHGFVDVAHTIEIFGTCGDCASASSGA; encoded by the coding sequence GTGGCGACCGCGGGTCCCCCAGTACGCGGCCGGTCCACCAGGCAGCGCGCCGCGGTGGCGGCGGCGCTGGACGAGGTGGACGAGTTCCGCAGTGCGCAGGAGCTGCACGACATGCTCAAGCACCGTGGCGACTCGGTCGGCCTGACCACCGTCTACCGCACCCTCCAGTCCCTCGCCGACGCCGGCGAGGTCGATGTGCTGCGCACGACCGAGGGCGAGGCGGTCTACCGCCGGTGCAGCAGCGAGGAGCACCACCATCACCTGGTGTGCCGCTCCTGCGGCAAGGCGGTCGAGGTGGAGGGCCCGGCCGTGGAGAAGTGGGCCGACGCCATCGCGGCCGAGCACGGCTTCGTGGACGTGGCCCACACCATCGAGATCTTCGGCACGTGCGGGGACTGCGCGTCGGCGTCCTCCGGCGCCTGA
- a CDS encoding L-lactate permease: MAAYEQVFDPVRDSLGYSALLAALPLVTLFVLLGGARWKAWQASLVALATALGVAVFGYGMPVGQAGLAASEGAAFGLFPIIWIVLNALWIYKLTEITGWDAALRRAFGSLSDDQRVQAVIIAFCFGALLEALAGFGTPVAVSSVMLMAVGLRPMKAAAVSLVANTAPVAFGAIAVPITTLGKITGMDAADLGAMVGRQTPLLALFVPLLLVFMVDGRRGVRQVWPVALVGGFAFSAAQFVSANYLSYEIADIVAAFAGALAVIGLLRVWRPREVMAARTGVPVIAGGAAEDERFDAVQRRKQGGEGSALMAFAPYLIVVVLFAVATLGPVKTWLEAHSGWTFGWPGLEVASPDGKPLTAMTFNLNVFNAGGTVLLLAGLLTAVLYRIPAGRTARAYGDTVRQFRWTVVTVPAVLALAYVMNLSGQTVTLGLLLAETGGAFAVLSPVVGWLGVAVTGSDTSSNSLFGLLQLTAAEKTGISPYLLGAANTTGGVLGKMISPQNLAIAAAVVGLEGREGELFRRVVGWGLGLLVAVCLLVYLQSTPVLGWMVVR, encoded by the coding sequence ATGGCCGCCTACGAACAGGTATTCGATCCCGTAAGAGATTCCCTCGGCTACAGCGCCCTGCTGGCGGCGCTTCCGCTGGTGACGCTGTTCGTCCTGCTGGGCGGGGCGCGCTGGAAGGCATGGCAGGCGTCACTGGTGGCGCTCGCGACGGCGCTGGGCGTGGCGGTCTTCGGCTACGGAATGCCGGTGGGCCAAGCGGGACTGGCGGCGAGCGAGGGGGCGGCGTTCGGCCTCTTCCCGATCATCTGGATCGTGCTGAACGCCCTGTGGATCTACAAGCTGACGGAGATCACCGGCTGGGACGCGGCGCTCCGGCGGGCGTTCGGCTCGCTCTCGGACGACCAGCGCGTCCAAGCGGTGATCATCGCCTTCTGTTTCGGCGCGCTGCTCGAGGCCCTGGCCGGTTTCGGCACCCCGGTGGCGGTCTCCTCGGTGATGCTGATGGCCGTCGGGCTGCGGCCGATGAAGGCCGCGGCGGTGTCCCTGGTGGCCAACACCGCGCCCGTGGCGTTCGGCGCCATCGCGGTGCCCATCACCACCCTCGGCAAGATCACCGGGATGGACGCGGCGGACCTGGGCGCCATGGTCGGGCGGCAGACCCCGCTGCTGGCCCTGTTCGTACCGCTGCTGCTGGTGTTCATGGTGGACGGGCGGCGCGGTGTCCGGCAGGTGTGGCCGGTGGCGCTGGTGGGCGGATTCGCCTTCTCCGCCGCCCAGTTCGTGAGCGCCAACTACCTCTCGTACGAGATCGCCGACATCGTGGCGGCCTTCGCGGGCGCCCTGGCCGTCATCGGTCTGCTCCGGGTCTGGCGGCCCCGCGAGGTGATGGCCGCGCGGACCGGTGTCCCGGTCATCGCCGGAGGCGCCGCCGAGGACGAGCGGTTCGACGCCGTGCAGCGCCGCAAGCAGGGCGGCGAGGGTTCCGCGCTGATGGCCTTCGCCCCCTATCTGATCGTGGTGGTGCTCTTCGCGGTGGCCACGCTCGGTCCGGTCAAGACCTGGCTGGAGGCACACTCGGGCTGGACGTTCGGCTGGCCGGGCCTGGAGGTGGCCAGCCCGGACGGCAAGCCGCTGACCGCCATGACGTTCAACCTCAACGTCTTCAACGCCGGGGGCACCGTCCTGCTGCTGGCCGGGCTGCTCACCGCCGTCCTCTACCGGATCCCGGCCGGGCGTACGGCACGGGCGTACGGCGACACCGTCCGCCAGTTCCGCTGGACCGTCGTCACGGTCCCCGCCGTGCTCGCCCTGGCCTATGTGATGAACCTGTCCGGCCAGACCGTCACCCTCGGGCTGCTGCTGGCCGAGACCGGCGGTGCGTTCGCCGTGCTCTCCCCCGTCGTCGGCTGGCTGGGCGTGGCCGTCACCGGCTCCGACACCTCCTCCAACTCCCTGTTCGGACTGCTCCAGCTCACCGCGGCCGAGAAGACGGGCATCTCCCCGTATCTGCTCGGCGCCGCGAACACCACCGGCGGTGTCCTGGGCAAGATGATCTCCCCGCAGAACCTGGCCATCGCCGCCGCCGTGGTGGGCCTGGAGGGGCGCGAGGGCGAGCTCTTCCGGCGGGTGGTGGGCTGGGGGCTCGGCCTGCTGGTCGCCGTCTGTCTGCTGGTGTACCTCCAGTCCACCCCGGTGCTGGGCTGGATGGTGGTGCGCTGA
- a CDS encoding GntR family transcriptional regulator has protein sequence MAQDAAYRLSTVSVVEALAASLRDRVLDGQLPPGTALAETEIATEYGVSRPTARSAVTALVHEGLLHRDANKPAYVPRLTRADVEDLFLVRTPLEADVVRVLVGRGTVPVTAAARAIGDLGQLEPDAPHSAFAEADLRFHQSLVEAVGSPRLSRLYRGIQGEVHLCMVQTRRTLGRERIIAEHTAVLDALRAGDADGAARCMRVHLEGACRSLREMSEQPEAS, from the coding sequence ATGGCTCAGGACGCCGCGTACCGGCTGTCCACCGTCTCGGTCGTCGAGGCGCTCGCGGCATCCCTGCGCGACCGGGTGCTCGATGGACAACTCCCGCCCGGCACCGCCCTCGCCGAGACCGAGATAGCCACCGAGTACGGCGTCTCGCGCCCCACGGCGCGCAGCGCCGTGACCGCCCTGGTCCACGAGGGACTGCTGCACCGCGACGCCAACAAACCCGCGTATGTGCCCCGGCTGACCCGCGCCGATGTCGAGGACCTCTTCCTGGTCCGCACGCCGCTGGAGGCGGATGTCGTCCGCGTCCTGGTCGGGCGCGGCACCGTACCCGTGACGGCCGCCGCCCGCGCCATCGGCGACCTCGGACAGCTCGAGCCCGACGCCCCGCACAGCGCCTTCGCGGAGGCGGACCTCCGTTTCCACCAGTCCCTGGTGGAAGCGGTCGGCAGCCCCCGGCTGAGCCGGCTGTACCGGGGCATCCAGGGCGAGGTCCACCTGTGCATGGTCCAGACCCGGCGGACCCTGGGCCGTGAGCGCATCATCGCCGAACACACCGCCGTCCTGGACGCGTTGCGCGCGGGGGACGCCGACGGTGCGGCGCGGTGCATGCGGGTGCATCTGGAGGGCGCGTGCCGTTCGCTGCGGGAGATGTCGGAGCAGCCCGAAGCGAGTTGA
- a CDS encoding helix-turn-helix domain-containing protein: MPTALVPIELPEWAWQQAEVREALRERDMGAVFRRVQQYGGASQARIATAVAMTQARVNEVINGRREITRLDVFERIADGLNMPTNARHLLGLASARDSRSSGRAFDLAAFPEVVRVYSTQAAASEDIRQLAVSAEQLDVLAVRGLGLIGLNDSLLRSSLTGSEGREAPRVRVLLLDPESPALALRAREIGESAESLAGGVKLTEARLRELSSTCDLQVYRYSMHPTWRIIRLDDTMFVSAFDAGWEGHASATYKVMETPQGPLYRGFQRMFASIVETGIRTV, translated from the coding sequence ATGCCGACGGCACTGGTACCGATCGAACTGCCCGAGTGGGCTTGGCAACAGGCTGAAGTCCGCGAAGCCTTACGGGAGCGTGACATGGGCGCGGTGTTCCGCCGCGTCCAGCAATACGGCGGAGCGAGTCAGGCACGGATCGCTACGGCGGTAGCCATGACGCAGGCACGGGTGAACGAGGTCATCAACGGACGCCGAGAGATCACACGCCTTGATGTATTCGAGCGCATCGCTGATGGGCTGAACATGCCGACCAATGCCCGGCACTTGCTCGGCCTTGCGTCTGCACGAGACTCGCGCAGCAGTGGGCGCGCGTTCGACCTGGCCGCATTCCCGGAAGTTGTCCGGGTTTATTCCACCCAAGCCGCCGCGTCTGAGGATATCCGACAACTGGCCGTATCGGCGGAACAGTTGGATGTTCTTGCGGTGCGTGGACTTGGCCTTATCGGGCTGAACGACTCTCTACTGCGCTCATCCCTCACTGGGTCAGAAGGGCGGGAAGCGCCAAGGGTCCGCGTGTTGCTTCTGGACCCTGAGTCGCCCGCCCTTGCTCTACGCGCGCGAGAAATCGGGGAATCGGCCGAATCACTCGCCGGAGGTGTCAAACTGACCGAGGCTCGTTTGCGTGAGTTGTCGAGTACCTGCGACCTTCAGGTATACCGCTACAGCATGCATCCAACGTGGCGAATTATCAGGCTCGATGACACCATGTTCGTCTCTGCATTCGACGCTGGATGGGAGGGACACGCATCGGCTACCTACAAGGTCATGGAGACGCCGCAAGGCCCACTTTATCGAGGGTTTCAGCGAATGTTTGCGTCCATAGTTGAAACAGGAATTCGTACAGTCTGA
- the cyaB gene encoding class IV adenylate cyclase, translating into MIEAELKARVHNPEYVMGQLDQKAQGRAEVYQDTYYDDPSGGLDAQDQELRVRTIHGPDSTRSVLTYKGARIDSESGSKPEHETRVENPEAVHAMLRGLGYVPAIVFQKRCRNYEFSACRRRLLATLVQVPEIEGTFLEVETLVSEEEELSAALADVRTIMAELGIQEDDFTTELYTDAVAARRSSVS; encoded by the coding sequence TTGATCGAGGCGGAGCTGAAAGCGCGTGTACACAATCCCGAGTACGTCATGGGGCAGCTCGACCAAAAGGCGCAGGGACGGGCAGAAGTATATCAGGACACCTACTACGACGACCCGTCTGGAGGTCTCGACGCGCAGGACCAAGAATTGAGAGTCCGCACGATTCACGGACCGGATTCGACGCGTTCCGTTCTCACGTACAAGGGTGCCCGAATCGATTCGGAGTCCGGCTCGAAGCCGGAGCATGAAACGCGCGTGGAAAACCCGGAAGCTGTTCACGCCATGCTACGGGGGCTCGGATACGTTCCGGCAATCGTGTTCCAGAAGCGATGCCGAAACTACGAGTTCAGTGCTTGCCGGCGTCGCTTGCTCGCCACGCTGGTTCAAGTTCCGGAGATCGAAGGAACTTTCCTGGAAGTCGAGACGCTGGTTTCGGAAGAGGAGGAACTCTCTGCGGCGCTCGCCGATGTCCGGACCATCATGGCTGAACTCGGCATCCAGGAGGACGACTTCACGACAGAGCTCTACACGGACGCTGTAGCGGCCCGCCGTTCTAGTGTCTCGTGA
- a CDS encoding barstar family protein, whose translation MSVSIRNDAYTLYSVDEGQELCTAENIVGFFVDSEESWRTFYAVRYSLRGQCVHDDVEHLEVRVIDSTEKVLGSYSVSHVHIEEVEHEGGAALRLSGYLLDHPHPDAPTAWGRWRESSNLELNAWVTLSPTEREAWLDSVRLHHDWESPDSEVDASGGVYEVDGRNITDRAGLYCALGEALRGPGGYFGSTLDALRDCLGGGFGLTPPFVLNWHSVKTAQNHLGDSYVNKVVNTMRSAGVSVNLC comes from the coding sequence GTGAGTGTCTCGATCCGGAATGACGCCTATACGCTCTATTCAGTGGACGAAGGTCAGGAATTGTGCACAGCTGAGAATATCGTCGGATTCTTCGTAGATTCGGAAGAGTCCTGGCGAACATTCTATGCCGTGCGGTACTCCCTGCGTGGTCAGTGTGTACACGACGATGTTGAACATCTTGAGGTCCGAGTCATCGACTCCACTGAAAAGGTTTTGGGTTCCTACTCGGTGAGTCACGTGCATATTGAGGAAGTCGAGCATGAAGGCGGAGCGGCATTGCGGCTATCGGGGTACCTTCTCGACCATCCGCATCCGGATGCGCCGACTGCGTGGGGGCGATGGCGTGAATCAAGCAATCTCGAACTCAACGCATGGGTGACCCTTTCACCTACGGAAAGAGAGGCGTGGCTCGATTCCGTTCGGCTTCACCACGATTGGGAATCACCTGACAGCGAGGTAGATGCTTCCGGCGGCGTATACGAGGTAGATGGCCGTAACATCACTGACCGGGCCGGTCTCTATTGTGCACTCGGAGAGGCACTGCGCGGCCCGGGCGGCTACTTTGGGTCGACTCTGGACGCATTGAGGGACTGTCTCGGTGGGGGGTTTGGGCTAACTCCACCATTCGTGCTGAATTGGCATTCAGTGAAGACGGCTCAAAATCATCTCGGTGATTCTTATGTGAACAAGGTTGTGAACACGATGCGCTCTGCCGGGGTCTCAGTTAATTTGTGTTGA